One window from the genome of Rhodopseudomonas sp. P2A-2r encodes:
- a CDS encoding DUF6460 domain-containing protein has protein sequence MQNDVRDVPVRQQDGLSRFLGGSPLAVLGRLVLLSILVGVVLAAIGLDPWNIVTSIRRLFQWIYDLGFDAVTGLWRYFLLGAVIVVPIWLISRMFSAPRGR, from the coding sequence ATGCAGAACGATGTCCGCGACGTGCCGGTGCGCCAACAAGACGGCCTCTCGCGCTTCCTCGGCGGCTCGCCGCTGGCGGTGCTTGGGCGCCTTGTGCTGCTGTCGATCCTGGTCGGCGTGGTGCTCGCGGCCATCGGCCTCGACCCATGGAACATCGTCACCAGCATCCGCCGCCTGTTCCAGTGGATCTATGACCTCGGCTTCGACGCGGTTACCGGGCTGTGGCGCTATTTCCTGCTCGGCGCCGTGATCGTGGTGCCGATCTGGCTGATCTCGCGGATGTTCAGCGCACCGCGCGGCCGATAG
- a CDS encoding quinone-dependent dihydroorotate dehydrogenase, which translates to MIRAFDALSLPLLRWFDPEDAHRLAIQGLRLLPPSKPRPDDPKLAVRAFGLNFPNPIGIAPGFDKNAEVPDALLRLGFGFAEIGTVTPKPQAGNARPRIFRLERDEAIINRLGFNNDGAEVVLRRLAARAQHGGIVGVNVGANKDSADRVDDYVRLIETFAPVASYFTVNVSSPNTPGLRNLQQAAALDDLLAKVIDARERVQKNAGDSPVLLKIAPDLSLADLDDVVHIARSRKVDGMIVSNTTLGRPTTLREQARAKEQGGLSGRPLFRLSTRMVAETYVRVEGAFPLIGAGGIDSGGAALTKIRAGASLIQLYSALVYKGLGLVDSIKADLVSTLLRTGRDSLSEIVGADAATLTAEDWPV; encoded by the coding sequence GTGATCCGCGCCTTCGACGCCCTCTCCTTGCCGCTGCTGCGCTGGTTCGATCCGGAAGACGCGCACCGCCTCGCTATCCAGGGCCTGCGGCTGCTGCCGCCGTCGAAGCCACGGCCCGACGATCCGAAGCTGGCGGTACGTGCCTTCGGCCTGAACTTTCCCAATCCGATCGGCATCGCGCCGGGCTTCGACAAGAATGCCGAGGTGCCGGACGCGCTGCTGCGGCTGGGCTTCGGCTTTGCTGAAATCGGCACGGTGACGCCGAAGCCGCAGGCCGGCAATGCCAGGCCGCGGATCTTCCGGCTTGAGCGCGACGAGGCGATCATCAACCGTCTCGGTTTCAACAATGACGGCGCCGAGGTCGTGCTGCGCCGGCTGGCGGCGCGGGCGCAGCATGGCGGCATCGTCGGGGTCAATGTCGGCGCCAACAAGGATTCCGCCGATCGCGTCGATGACTATGTCCGGCTGATCGAGACCTTCGCGCCGGTGGCGAGCTACTTCACCGTCAACGTGTCGTCGCCGAACACGCCCGGCCTGCGCAACCTGCAGCAGGCGGCAGCGCTCGACGATCTGCTCGCAAAAGTGATCGACGCCCGCGAGCGCGTTCAGAAGAACGCCGGCGATTCGCCGGTGCTGCTGAAGATCGCACCCGATCTCAGCCTCGCCGATCTCGACGATGTCGTGCACATCGCGCGTTCGCGAAAAGTCGATGGCATGATCGTCTCCAACACCACGCTCGGTCGGCCCACGACGTTGCGCGAGCAGGCGCGGGCCAAGGAGCAGGGTGGCCTGTCCGGCCGGCCGCTGTTCCGGCTGTCGACGCGGATGGTGGCGGAGACCTATGTGCGCGTCGAAGGCGCGTTCCCGCTGATCGGCGCCGGCGGCATCGATTCCGGCGGCGCGGCGCTGACAAAAATCCGCGCCGGCGCCAGCCTGATCCAGCTCTATTCGGCGCTGGTCTATAAAGGCCTCGGTCTGGTCGACAGCATCAAGGCCGATCTGGTCTCGACGCTGCTGCGCACCGGTCGCGATTCGCTGTCCGAAATCGTCGGCGCCGATGCGGCGACGCTGACGGCGGAAGACTGGCCGGTGTGA
- a CDS encoding glycosyltransferase → MARLDRVGDRRSGAMWPHAASAQQACVGELPSFLAARAGAVPAGNDNLRHLCDRGPAYELDCLRHVLAPDLLQRAERRAGHLGIGADQVLIQWGMIDDTAYLRHLSQHTGIAIDELLDVDRSDLLLRDGQIAAAAASGMVQLRRDGRLVLAIAPRNLTARSICRAVAADPALTRSMRLTSEAALRRLLLQQGGAALARSAARGVSDSYSSMSAAPGLDDRVWRGRLKRGAAVGAVALLPPLMIPAAWWTLLALCFLGFVMLRLVACCWPRPRRLPMARLPDDRLPIYTTIAPLFREADCVAPLMRVIDALDYPHEKLDVILVVEPDDPATLAAIAQLGPRPHLRVLVAPAVAPQTKPKALNWALPFARGSFIAVFDAEDLPETGQLRAALDAFRSSDARVACAQASLCIDNETHSWLSRTFAVEYAGQFDAVLPGLSAMGLPLPLGGSSNHFRTSVLRSVRGWDAFNVTEDADLDFRLARFGHRSVTFDSTTFEEAPIHFRAWRRQRSRWMKGWLQTWCVHMRHPRQLWGDAGPGGFFALNMIAGGNVLTALAYPAMVLGMAMRALGHFSGSPPAVPAALYALVIAATCLSTIAVGLIGTGRRGRRRDLWILAMTPLYWGCLSVAAWRAVAQFVWVPYRWEKTEHGVVRRTGSAPASPAPLQHDASVQR, encoded by the coding sequence ATGGCCAGGCTGGACCGCGTCGGGGATCGCAGGTCGGGCGCGATGTGGCCGCACGCGGCATCGGCACAACAAGCCTGCGTCGGGGAATTGCCGTCGTTTCTCGCCGCAAGGGCGGGCGCGGTCCCGGCCGGCAATGACAACCTGCGCCACCTCTGCGATCGCGGACCGGCCTATGAACTGGACTGCCTGCGGCATGTGCTGGCCCCGGATCTGCTGCAGCGCGCCGAGCGCCGCGCCGGCCACCTCGGCATCGGTGCCGACCAGGTGCTGATCCAATGGGGCATGATCGACGACACCGCGTACCTGAGGCACCTGTCGCAGCACACCGGCATCGCCATCGACGAATTGCTCGATGTCGACCGCAGCGATCTGCTGCTGCGCGACGGGCAGATCGCGGCGGCAGCCGCTTCCGGCATGGTCCAGCTGCGCAGGGATGGCCGGCTTGTCCTGGCGATCGCGCCGCGCAACCTCACCGCCCGCTCGATCTGCCGGGCCGTGGCGGCCGATCCTGCCCTGACGCGCAGCATGCGGCTGACGTCGGAGGCCGCCCTCCGGCGCTTGCTCCTGCAGCAGGGCGGTGCCGCGCTGGCCCGCAGTGCGGCACGTGGCGTCAGCGACAGCTATTCGTCGATGTCGGCGGCGCCCGGCCTGGACGACAGGGTGTGGCGTGGACGCCTGAAACGCGGAGCGGCCGTCGGCGCAGTTGCGCTATTGCCGCCGCTGATGATCCCGGCCGCCTGGTGGACCCTGCTGGCGCTGTGTTTCCTCGGCTTCGTGATGCTGCGTCTCGTCGCGTGTTGTTGGCCGCGACCGCGGCGACTGCCGATGGCGCGGCTGCCGGACGACCGGCTGCCGATCTACACGACCATCGCACCGCTCTTCCGTGAGGCGGACTGCGTCGCTCCCCTGATGCGGGTCATCGACGCGCTCGACTACCCCCATGAGAAGCTCGATGTCATCCTCGTCGTCGAGCCTGACGATCCGGCAACTCTTGCGGCGATCGCACAGCTCGGGCCGAGGCCGCATCTCCGGGTCCTGGTCGCCCCGGCGGTGGCACCGCAAACCAAGCCGAAAGCCCTGAACTGGGCGCTGCCGTTTGCGCGCGGGAGCTTCATCGCGGTGTTCGATGCGGAAGACCTCCCGGAGACCGGTCAGTTGCGAGCCGCACTCGACGCGTTTCGCAGCTCCGATGCCAGGGTCGCCTGCGCCCAGGCCAGCCTGTGCATCGACAACGAGACCCATAGCTGGCTGTCGCGGACCTTTGCCGTCGAATATGCCGGCCAGTTCGATGCGGTGCTGCCAGGGCTGTCGGCCATGGGGTTGCCGCTTCCGCTCGGCGGCTCGTCGAACCATTTCCGCACGTCGGTGCTGCGCTCGGTGCGCGGCTGGGACGCCTTCAACGTTACCGAAGACGCCGATCTCGACTTCCGGCTCGCCCGTTTCGGACATCGCTCGGTCACCTTCGACTCGACCACCTTCGAGGAGGCGCCCATCCACTTTCGCGCGTGGCGGCGGCAACGCTCGCGCTGGATGAAGGGCTGGCTGCAGACCTGGTGCGTGCACATGCGCCATCCGCGACAGCTGTGGGGTGACGCCGGCCCCGGCGGATTTTTCGCGCTCAACATGATCGCAGGCGGCAATGTGCTGACCGCGCTGGCCTATCCTGCCATGGTGCTTGGAATGGCGATGCGCGCGCTCGGCCACTTTTCAGGGTCGCCGCCTGCCGTGCCGGCGGCGCTCTATGCCCTCGTGATCGCCGCGACCTGCCTTTCCACGATTGCGGTCGGGCTGATCGGCACCGGGCGGCGCGGTCGCCGGCGCGACCTCTGGATCCTGGCCATGACGCCGCTGTATTGGGGATGCCTGTCGGTCGCAGCGTGGCGCGCGGTAGCCCAGTTCGTCTGGGTCCCCTATCGTTGGGAGAAGACCGAGCACGGCGTTGTCCGGCGGACCGGCAGCGCTCCGGCCTCACCTGCTCCCTTGCAACACGACGCCAGCGTTCAAAGATAA
- a CDS encoding carbonic anhydrase gives MNRRHMLKALAGLALCPVCTTTSGFAAEGHHWSYDGDGGPSHWGDLDADSKVCAIGAQQSPLDIGTTVKSQLPPLQIKWGHTADTIINNGHTIQLNFAPGSTLQLDKTTYKLLQVHFHRPSEHMIGGKNFPMEAHFVHRSDAGALAVVGVLMTTGKPNAAFRKIVATMPATEGPAVKADAGIDPNALVPAKRGYYRYPGSLTTPPCSEIVEWLVLTEPMQVAAADVASFAKLYPMNARPAQKDNRRYVLRSSL, from the coding sequence ATGAATCGCCGCCACATGCTCAAGGCCCTCGCCGGCCTCGCTCTTTGCCCGGTCTGCACCACCACTTCAGGTTTTGCTGCGGAAGGTCACCACTGGAGTTATGACGGCGACGGCGGTCCGTCGCACTGGGGCGATCTCGACGCCGACAGCAAGGTCTGCGCGATCGGTGCGCAACAGTCTCCGCTGGACATCGGCACCACGGTCAAATCGCAACTGCCGCCCCTGCAGATCAAGTGGGGCCACACGGCCGATACCATCATCAACAACGGCCATACGATCCAGCTGAACTTCGCCCCCGGCAGCACGCTGCAACTGGACAAGACCACCTACAAGCTGCTGCAGGTGCACTTCCACCGTCCCAGCGAGCACATGATCGGCGGCAAGAATTTTCCGATGGAAGCGCACTTTGTGCACCGTTCGGATGCGGGTGCCCTCGCGGTGGTCGGCGTCCTGATGACGACCGGCAAGCCGAATGCCGCCTTCCGCAAGATCGTCGCAACCATGCCGGCGACCGAAGGCCCTGCGGTGAAGGCCGATGCCGGCATCGATCCCAACGCCCTGGTGCCGGCCAAGCGCGGCTATTATCGCTATCCCGGTTCGCTCACCACGCCGCCGTGCTCGGAAATCGTCGAATGGCTGGTGCTGACCGAGCCGATGCAGGTAGCCGCCGCGGACGTCGCGAGCTTCGCGAAACTCTATCCGATGAACGCCCGCCCGGCGCAGAAGGACAATCGCCGCTACGTGCTGCGGTCGAGCCTGTAG
- a CDS encoding helix-turn-helix transcriptional regulator yields MLSHDQIWNALDRLAERNGLSPSGLAKKAGLDATTFNKSKRITNDGRERWPSTESVSKALTATGVSIDNFVQLIDGVARSVQSVPLLGFAQAGAGGYFDDGGFPVGKGWDEVGLPSVNDEHAYALEISGDSMKPAYRDGDVIVVSPGAQIRKGDRVVVKTTGGEVMVKELKRRTTKTLELASLNPNHVDRTIPAADVEWIARIVWASQ; encoded by the coding sequence ATGCTAAGCCATGATCAGATCTGGAACGCCCTCGACCGCCTCGCCGAACGCAACGGCCTTTCACCGTCCGGCCTTGCGAAGAAAGCCGGCCTGGACGCCACCACCTTCAACAAATCCAAGCGCATCACCAATGACGGTCGCGAGCGCTGGCCTTCCACCGAATCGGTGTCCAAGGCGCTGACCGCCACCGGCGTCAGCATCGACAATTTCGTGCAGCTGATCGACGGCGTGGCGCGCTCGGTGCAGTCGGTGCCGCTGCTCGGCTTCGCCCAGGCCGGCGCCGGCGGCTATTTCGACGACGGCGGCTTTCCGGTCGGCAAGGGCTGGGACGAGGTCGGGCTGCCGTCCGTGAATGACGAACACGCTTATGCGCTGGAGATCTCCGGCGACTCGATGAAGCCGGCCTATCGCGACGGCGACGTCATCGTGGTGTCGCCGGGCGCCCAGATCCGCAAGGGCGACCGCGTGGTGGTCAAGACCACCGGCGGCGAGGTGATGGTCAAGGAGCTGAAGCGCCGGACCACCAAGACGCTCGAACTGGCATCGCTGAATCCGAATCACGTCGACCGCACCATCCCGGCCGCCGACGTGGAGTGGATCGCCCGGATCGTGTGGGCGAGCCAATAA
- a CDS encoding carbonic anhydrase — MCDACPDLGMSRRKFFQAGAGVLAAASLPTLASAQPVAAADTPDAALNLLMEGNARYVANQMRERDFSAGRVSRTQGQAPFAAILGCADSRVAPELAFDQGPGDLFIVRVAGNFVTPDGLGSLEYGAAVLGTKVIMVLGHSNCGAVNATIGALQKGNTLPGHIADLVRAMKPGIEPVLKQPGQDLPERAVVANVKQNVQRLQKAKPILAEMVAKGKIRVVGAVYDLATGKVALV, encoded by the coding sequence ATGTGTGATGCTTGTCCTGATCTCGGAATGTCTCGTCGAAAATTCTTCCAGGCTGGCGCCGGCGTGCTGGCAGCCGCTTCGCTGCCCACCCTGGCCAGTGCGCAGCCGGTAGCAGCTGCGGACACACCCGACGCGGCGCTCAACCTGCTGATGGAAGGCAATGCGCGCTACGTCGCCAACCAGATGCGCGAACGGGACTTTTCCGCGGGACGCGTCTCCCGCACGCAGGGGCAGGCGCCCTTCGCGGCGATCCTGGGCTGCGCCGATTCACGCGTGGCACCGGAACTGGCGTTCGACCAGGGCCCCGGCGACTTGTTCATCGTCCGGGTCGCCGGCAACTTCGTCACGCCGGACGGCCTCGGGAGCCTGGAATACGGCGCCGCCGTGCTGGGCACCAAGGTGATCATGGTGCTCGGTCACAGCAATTGCGGCGCCGTCAATGCCACCATTGGCGCGCTGCAGAAGGGCAATACGCTTCCGGGCCACATCGCGGATCTGGTGCGGGCGATGAAACCCGGCATCGAGCCGGTCTTGAAGCAGCCCGGCCAGGACCTGCCCGAGCGGGCCGTCGTCGCCAATGTGAAGCAGAACGTTCAGCGGCTGCAAAAGGCCAAACCGATTCTGGCCGAGATGGTCGCCAAGGGAAAAATTCGCGTGGTCGGCGCCGTCTACGATCTCGCGACCGGAAAGGTCGCACTCGTTTAG
- a CDS encoding lysine--tRNA ligase codes for MSTIDLPSPSDLRALAETSNAWPFEQAKALVNRLKKKPKDEVLFETGYGPSGLPHIGTFGEVARTTMVRHAFRVLTEDKIKTRLIAFSDDMDGLRKVPDNVPNKDMLTAHLGKPLSRVPDPFSNEYPSFGAANNARLRAFLDHFGFDYEFASSTEYYTSGRFDATLLKMLAVYDKVMDVILPTLGPDRRATYSPFLPISRTTGVVLQVPMIRRDVGAGTVTYVDPDTNEEVETPVTGGHVKCQWKADWAMRWTALGIDYEMAGKDLIDSVKLSSKICSAIGGTPPESFIYELFLDDKGGKISKSKGNGLTIDEWLRYASPESLSLFMYREPKAAKRLYFDVIPRAVDDYQQFLDGFSRQDGKQQLSNPVWHIHAGHPPKSDMPVTFQLLLTLVSSSNAENAETLWGFIARYRPGVTAQTHPKLDAIVGYAINYYRDFVAPTKTFREPTEAERVALQDLRDALSQLPAEATAEQIQDIVYEIGRREPFLDHKKAAKDGKPGVSLDWFNMLYQVLLGQEKGPRFGSFVAVYGVPNAIAMIDGTLARTA; via the coding sequence ATGTCCACGATTGATTTGCCCAGCCCGAGCGACCTGCGCGCGCTCGCCGAAACATCCAACGCCTGGCCGTTCGAGCAGGCGAAAGCGCTGGTGAACAGGCTGAAGAAAAAGCCCAAGGACGAAGTGCTGTTCGAGACCGGCTACGGCCCGTCGGGCCTGCCGCATATCGGCACTTTCGGCGAAGTGGCGCGCACCACCATGGTGCGTCACGCCTTTCGCGTCCTCACCGAGGACAAGATCAAGACCAGGCTGATTGCGTTTTCCGACGACATGGACGGCTTGCGCAAGGTCCCGGACAACGTGCCCAACAAGGACATGCTGACCGCGCATCTGGGCAAGCCGCTGTCGCGCGTCCCGGATCCGTTCTCCAACGAATATCCGTCGTTCGGCGCCGCCAACAATGCGCGGCTGCGCGCGTTCCTCGATCATTTCGGCTTCGACTACGAATTCGCCTCGTCGACCGAGTACTACACATCCGGCCGTTTCGACGCCACGCTGCTGAAGATGCTTGCGGTCTATGACAAGGTCATGGATGTGATCCTGCCGACCCTGGGACCGGATCGCCGCGCGACCTATTCGCCCTTCCTGCCGATCAGCAGGACCACCGGCGTGGTGCTGCAGGTGCCGATGATCCGCCGCGACGTCGGCGCTGGCACGGTGACCTATGTCGATCCGGACACGAACGAGGAAGTCGAGACCCCGGTCACCGGCGGTCATGTCAAATGTCAGTGGAAGGCCGACTGGGCGATGCGCTGGACGGCGCTCGGCATCGACTATGAAATGGCCGGCAAGGACCTGATCGACTCGGTCAAGCTGTCCAGCAAGATCTGTTCGGCGATCGGCGGCACCCCGCCGGAAAGCTTCATCTACGAGCTGTTCCTCGACGACAAGGGCGGCAAGATCTCCAAGTCGAAGGGCAATGGCCTGACCATCGACGAATGGCTGCGTTATGCGTCGCCGGAATCGCTGTCGCTGTTCATGTACCGCGAACCCAAGGCGGCGAAGCGATTGTATTTCGACGTCATCCCGCGCGCCGTCGACGACTACCAGCAGTTCCTCGACGGGTTTTCGCGCCAGGACGGCAAGCAGCAGCTCAGCAATCCGGTCTGGCACATCCATGCCGGCCATCCGCCGAAGTCGGACATGCCGGTCACCTTCCAGCTCTTGCTGACGCTGGTGTCGTCATCCAATGCGGAGAATGCCGAGACGCTGTGGGGCTTCATCGCCCGCTACCGGCCCGGCGTGACGGCGCAGACCCATCCCAAGCTGGATGCCATCGTCGGCTACGCCATCAACTATTATCGGGACTTCGTGGCGCCGACCAAGACGTTCCGCGAGCCGACCGAGGCCGAGCGCGTGGCGCTGCAGGACCTGCGCGATGCGCTGTCGCAACTGCCGGCAGAGGCGACCGCCGAGCAGATCCAGGACATTGTCTACGAGATCGGGCGTCGCGAGCCGTTCCTCGACCACAAAAAGGCGGCCAAGGACGGCAAGCCCGGCGTCTCGCTCGACTGGTTCAACATGCTGTACCAGGTGTTGCTCGGCCAGGAGAAGGGGCCGCGCTTCGGTTCGTTCGTTGCGGTCTACGGCGTGCCCAACGCCATCGCGATGATCGACGGCACGCTGGCAAGAACCGCTTAG
- a CDS encoding DUF952 domain-containing protein, giving the protein MRIIYKICPASAWREAERQGAYRGSADDSRDGFIHFSTASQVAETARKYFFGQPGLFLVAVDADVLDDALLRWEPSRGGALFPHLYGELDLGAVTEVLELRLRSDGTHDIPELQS; this is encoded by the coding sequence GTGCGCATCATCTATAAAATCTGTCCGGCTTCGGCCTGGCGCGAGGCCGAACGGCAGGGCGCCTATCGCGGCAGCGCCGACGATTCGCGTGACGGCTTCATCCATTTTTCCACCGCATCGCAAGTGGCGGAAACCGCAAGGAAGTACTTCTTCGGCCAGCCCGGACTCTTCCTGGTCGCGGTGGACGCCGATGTGCTCGACGATGCGCTGTTGCGCTGGGAGCCGTCGCGAGGTGGCGCGCTGTTTCCGCATCTCTACGGCGAACTCGATCTCGGCGCCGTGACCGAGGTGCTGGAGTTGCGCCTGCGCTCCGATGGCACCCATGACATTCCGGAGCTCCAATCGTGA
- a CDS encoding transporter substrate-binding domain-containing protein: MQSQIENLINQRLLRPIVALAGTGLLLTALVASVRPAAAQAPASAVTQPGPQAVPGFWDPRRRPDRPDLSRITVIRFLTETDYPPFNFTGPDGNPAGFNVDLARLLCEEIKATCTIQMRRFETLLDAVASNRGDAIIASLAVTPQIRARVDFTDPYYRAPARFVSRKTSVMAEIRPEYLEGKKVGAISGSSHEAYLKTMFTDAVLVSYPNDDAMRQALKRGEVDFIFGDAISLAFWINGTDSADCCAFSGGPFIESRYFGEGVGIAVRKGNDTLRQALNWALFRLWEKGRYTDLWLRYFSVSPF, from the coding sequence ATGCAATCACAGATAGAAAACCTCATCAATCAAAGACTGCTCCGGCCGATCGTCGCTCTCGCGGGGACCGGCCTGCTGCTGACGGCGCTTGTGGCATCGGTGCGTCCCGCCGCTGCGCAGGCGCCGGCGTCTGCGGTGACGCAGCCGGGGCCGCAGGCTGTGCCTGGATTCTGGGACCCGCGGCGGCGTCCGGACCGTCCCGACCTGTCGCGCATCACCGTGATCCGCTTCCTGACCGAGACCGACTATCCGCCGTTCAATTTCACCGGCCCCGACGGCAATCCGGCCGGCTTCAACGTCGATCTGGCGCGGCTGCTGTGCGAGGAGATCAAGGCCACCTGCACCATCCAGATGCGCCGCTTCGAGACCTTGCTGGACGCCGTCGCCAGCAACCGCGGCGATGCCATCATCGCCTCATTGGCGGTAACCCCGCAGATCCGCGCCCGGGTCGACTTCACCGATCCCTATTACCGCGCGCCGGCGCGTTTCGTGTCGCGCAAGACCTCGGTGATGGCGGAAATCCGGCCCGAATATCTCGAGGGCAAGAAGGTCGGGGCCATCAGCGGATCCTCGCACGAGGCCTATCTCAAGACGATGTTCACCGACGCCGTGCTGGTGAGCTACCCGAATGACGACGCCATGCGCCAGGCGCTGAAGCGCGGCGAAGTCGACTTCATCTTCGGCGACGCCATCTCGCTGGCGTTCTGGATCAACGGCACAGATTCCGCCGATTGCTGCGCCTTCAGCGGCGGCCCGTTCATCGAGAGCCGCTATTTCGGCGAAGGCGTCGGCATCGCAGTGCGCAAGGGCAACGATACTTTGCGCCAGGCGCTGAACTGGGCCCTGTTCCGGCTTTGGGAAAAAGGCCGCTACACCGATCTGTGGCTGCGGTATTTCTCCGTCAGTCCGTTCTGA
- a CDS encoding MATE family efflux transporter, protein MLVSPTRPVGHRRVFAIAGPAMLANLTTPLLGIVSTTAVGQLGDPHLLGGVAMASIAFDCIFWLFGFLRMATVAFTAQALGAGDRIEVRAILLRALMLGAAIGLTLIVLRTPLGALVFGIMGGSDAVTSAAKTYFFIRLWSAPLMLGNYVILGWLVGQARTGIALTLQVSINLINMALTALLVLRLGFGISGAALATVTAETIGFTAGVVVVWRMLDANARVSRAVLFDRERLLRLFAVNRDIMIRTAALIAAFLFFTAQGARAGDLTLAANAVLNNFVMIGSFFLDGLATAAEQLCGQGFGARDRRQFGRAVQLVLGWSAAFGVGVTLLFAIFGNSLIDIITASPEVRFAAREFMILAALAPACGVLAYAFDGIYIGAAWARDMRNLMLAALAIYVAAWYVLAPLGNAGLWIAFLAFLLSRGVLQAWRYPAMVRTSFQ, encoded by the coding sequence ATGCTGGTGTCTCCGACAAGACCGGTCGGTCACCGGCGCGTCTTTGCCATCGCCGGCCCGGCGATGCTGGCCAATCTCACCACGCCGCTGCTCGGCATCGTCTCCACCACCGCGGTCGGCCAGCTCGGCGATCCGCATCTGCTGGGCGGCGTGGCCATGGCCTCGATCGCCTTCGACTGCATCTTCTGGCTGTTCGGCTTTTTGCGCATGGCGACGGTGGCGTTCACCGCGCAGGCGCTCGGCGCCGGTGACCGCATCGAGGTGCGCGCGATCCTGCTGCGCGCGCTGATGCTGGGGGCGGCGATCGGACTGACCCTGATCGTGCTGCGCACGCCGCTGGGCGCGCTGGTGTTCGGCATCATGGGCGGCAGCGACGCCGTCACCTCAGCCGCCAAGACCTACTTCTTCATCCGGCTGTGGTCGGCGCCGCTGATGCTCGGCAACTACGTGATTCTCGGCTGGCTGGTCGGCCAGGCCCGCACCGGCATCGCACTGACCCTGCAGGTCAGCATCAATCTCATCAACATGGCGCTCACCGCATTGCTGGTGTTGCGACTCGGCTTCGGCATATCGGGCGCCGCGCTGGCTACCGTGACCGCCGAGACCATCGGCTTCACCGCGGGCGTCGTCGTGGTGTGGCGCATGCTCGACGCAAATGCGCGCGTGTCGCGCGCCGTCCTGTTCGACCGCGAACGGCTGCTGCGATTGTTCGCGGTCAACCGCGACATCATGATCCGCACCGCGGCACTGATCGCGGCGTTTCTGTTTTTCACCGCCCAGGGCGCGCGCGCCGGCGACCTGACCCTGGCCGCCAATGCGGTGCTGAACAACTTCGTGATGATCGGTTCGTTCTTTCTCGATGGCCTCGCCACCGCCGCCGAGCAATTATGCGGCCAGGGATTTGGCGCGCGTGACCGCCGGCAATTCGGCCGCGCGGTCCAGCTGGTGCTGGGCTGGAGCGCTGCCTTCGGCGTCGGCGTCACACTGTTGTTCGCAATATTTGGAAATTCACTCATCGACATCATTACCGCCAGCCCGGAGGTGCGCTTCGCCGCGCGCGAGTTCATGATCCTGGCAGCGCTGGCGCCGGCCTGCGGCGTGCTGGCCTACGCTTTTGACGGCATCTACATCGGCGCGGCCTGGGCGCGCGACATGCGCAACCTGATGCTGGCGGCGCTGGCGATCTATGTCGCCGCCTGGTACGTGCTGGCGCCGCTCGGCAATGCCGGCCTGTGGATTGCGTTCCTGGCATTCCTGCTGTCGCGCGGCGTGCTGCAGGCCTGGCGTTATCCGGCGATGGTCAGGACGTCGTTCCAATAG